Proteins encoded together in one Janthinobacterium tructae window:
- a CDS encoding ExeA family protein yields the protein MYTHYFQLKQSPFSIAPDPRYLFMSERHREALAHLLYGVGSGGGFVLLTGEIGAGKTTVCRCFMEQIPENCQLAYIFNPKLSVEELLLSICEEFRIAVAPGVASVKGYVDAINAHLLASHAQGKNNVLIIDEAQNLSAAVLEQLRLLTNLETSERKLLQIILIGQPELRAMLARPELEQLAQRVIARYHLGSLTAEETASYVRHRLAVAGSTAQTPFAPRLMAQIHALSKGVPRRINLLCDRALLGAYVENQAQVTRQILRRAAEEVFAEEGKPAAGRGLRWPHVAGGVLAGAVVTAALAWHFMPRAGMPVPAVTAPAPALAASVPAASAVVAVPAPVSVPDRNAVLRQLAALWGEQLPAGDACQAGARAGLRCLHSRGGIAELRVLDTPAMLTLRDGQGAEQLALLTRLQGETATLMLDGKPQSLSLAQLAQRSDGSFTTFWRAPRSWRDEVPLGARGADVDWLAQRLAQQRSLPVPAANLPLDAEMQGQLRAFQQSQNLRADGLAGPKTYIRLRQLGDNAEPRLSSAAPAVAASAATAMVAGK from the coding sequence ATGTACACGCATTATTTCCAGCTCAAGCAATCGCCGTTCTCGATCGCCCCCGATCCGCGCTACCTGTTCATGAGCGAACGCCACCGCGAAGCGCTGGCGCACTTGCTGTATGGCGTGGGCAGCGGCGGCGGCTTCGTGCTGCTGACGGGAGAAATCGGCGCCGGCAAGACCACCGTGTGCCGCTGCTTCATGGAGCAGATTCCGGAAAATTGCCAGCTCGCCTATATCTTCAATCCGAAACTGTCCGTCGAGGAATTGCTGCTGTCGATCTGCGAGGAATTCCGCATCGCCGTGGCGCCCGGCGTGGCCAGCGTGAAAGGCTATGTCGACGCCATCAATGCGCACTTGCTGGCCAGCCATGCGCAGGGCAAGAATAATGTGCTGATCATTGATGAAGCGCAAAACCTGTCCGCCGCCGTGCTGGAGCAGCTGCGTTTGCTGACGAACCTGGAAACGAGCGAGCGCAAACTGCTGCAGATCATCCTCATCGGCCAGCCGGAATTGCGCGCCATGCTGGCCCGGCCCGAGCTGGAGCAGCTGGCGCAGCGCGTGATTGCCCGCTATCACCTGGGCTCGCTGACGGCCGAGGAAACGGCCAGCTATGTCCGCCACCGCCTGGCCGTGGCGGGCAGCACGGCGCAGACACCGTTCGCGCCGCGCCTGATGGCGCAGATCCATGCCTTGAGCAAGGGAGTGCCGCGCCGCATCAACCTGCTGTGCGACCGCGCGCTGCTGGGCGCCTACGTGGAAAACCAGGCGCAGGTGACGCGCCAGATATTGCGCCGTGCCGCCGAGGAAGTGTTTGCCGAAGAGGGCAAGCCGGCTGCCGGACGGGGCCTGCGCTGGCCGCACGTGGCCGGTGGCGTGCTGGCCGGTGCCGTGGTCACGGCTGCGCTGGCATGGCATTTCATGCCGCGCGCTGGCATGCCCGTACCGGCGGTCACTGCACCGGCACCGGCCTTGGCCGCATCCGTGCCGGCGGCGTCTGCAGTGGTGGCCGTGCCTGCGCCCGTCAGCGTGCCGGACCGCAACGCCGTGCTGCGCCAGCTGGCCGCCCTGTGGGGCGAGCAGTTGCCGGCCGGCGACGCTTGCCAGGCGGGCGCCCGCGCCGGCCTGCGCTGCCTGCATAGCCGGGGCGGCATCGCCGAACTGCGCGTGCTCGATACTCCCGCCATGCTGACCTTGCGCGATGGGCAAGGGGCGGAACAGCTGGCGCTGCTGACGCGCTTGCAGGGCGAGACGGCCACCTTGATGCTCGATGGCAAACCACAAAGCCTGTCGCTGGCCCAGCTGGCGCAGCGCAGCGATGGCAGCTTTACCACCTTCTGGCGTGCCCCGCGCAGCTGGCGCGACGAAGTGCCGCTGGGTGCCCGCGGCGCCGACGTGGACTGGCTGGCGCAGCGCCTGGCGCAACAGCGGAGCTTGCCGGTGCCGGCAGCCAACCTGCCGCTCGATGCCGAGATGCAAGGCCAGCTGCGCGCTTTCCAGCAGAGCCAGAACTTGCGGGCCGATGGCCTGGCAGGTCCGAAAACGTACATACGCCTGAGGCAACTGGGTGATAACGCGGAGCCGCGCCTGAGCAGCGCGGCTCCTGCCGTGGCAGCATCCGCTGCGACGGCGATGGTGGCGGGGAAATAA
- a CDS encoding general secretion pathway protein GspB, translating to MSYILEALKKSQAERQLGELPSIHAPQVQLHDGAASASARRTPVWLALGGVAVAVAAALLLWQPWQADAAAPAAAAVVPAVLAQAVPAPLPVAAPPAAVAPAPVAAFVPPAATAAPVHHARPVAEPKQETPGQAVSPPVAAPAPAVPPTPAAEESVPGMRDLPEPIQRQIPAIAIGGYIYSKNPADRLLLIDKVLRHEGEELAPGLVLEKLQPKAAIFSFKGYRYRVPY from the coding sequence ATGTCCTACATACTTGAAGCATTGAAAAAATCGCAGGCCGAGCGCCAGCTGGGCGAGTTGCCCTCGATTCACGCACCGCAAGTGCAGCTGCATGATGGCGCAGCGTCCGCTTCTGCGCGGCGCACGCCCGTGTGGCTGGCGCTGGGCGGCGTCGCCGTGGCCGTGGCTGCCGCACTGCTGCTGTGGCAGCCTTGGCAGGCGGACGCGGCGGCACCTGCGGCCGCTGCTGTCGTCCCAGCCGTGCTGGCCCAGGCCGTGCCCGCGCCCTTGCCCGTGGCTGCCCCGCCAGCGGCGGTCGCACCCGCGCCTGTGGCGGCCTTCGTGCCGCCAGCGGCCACCGCCGCGCCCGTGCACCATGCCAGGCCCGTGGCGGAGCCGAAGCAGGAGACGCCCGGCCAGGCCGTGTCGCCGCCCGTTGCGGCACCGGCGCCTGCAGTGCCGCCCACGCCCGCCGCCGAGGAAAGTGTCCCCGGCATGCGCGACCTGCCTGAGCCGATACAGCGGCAAATCCCCGCCATTGCCATCGGCGGCTATATCTATTCGAAGAATCCGGCCGACCGCCTGTTGCTGATCGACAAGGTGCTGCGCCACGAAGGCGAAGAGCTGGCACCGGGCCTGGTGCTGGAAAAGTTGCAGCCGAAGGCGGCCATCTTCAGTTTCAAGGGCTACCGCTACCGCGTGCCGTATTGA